Proteins encoded by one window of Lycium barbarum isolate Lr01 chromosome 11, ASM1917538v2, whole genome shotgun sequence:
- the LOC132617466 gene encoding E3 ubiquitin-protein ligase RSL1-like, translating into MEVTTSPNLSVHIDGHNDIFTCDIRADEKSTSTDMFKILGCNHSYCKICMANYITSKLKENISQISCPGMECNTQLEPHNCRLILPNDVFDKWGDTLCESMILVSEKFYCPFKDCSAILIDECPGENMIITQLECPECRRLFCAKCKVPWHSGFACEEFEKLNKDEREIEGIQLMQLSENQEWQRCPSCRMYVGRSEGCAQMRCGFVFSPCDFFSKIFYLSWNFVG; encoded by the coding sequence ATGGAAGTCACAACAAGTCCTAATTTATCTGTTCATATAGATGGCCATAATGACATTTTCACGTGTGATATTCGTGCTGATGAAAAATCTACAAGTACTGACATGTTCAAAATTTTGGGCTGCAATCATTCTTATTGCAAAATTTGCATGGCTAACTATATAACCTCAAAACTCAAAGAGAACATCTCTCAAATATCGTGCCCCGGTATGGAGTGTAACACACAATTAGAACCGCATAATTGTCGTTTGATTTTGCCTAATGATGTGTTCGATAAGTGGGGAGACACGTTGTGTGAATCAATGATTTTGGTGTCCGAGAAGTTTTATTGTCCGTTTAAGGATTGTTCAGCGATTTTAATTGATGAATGCCCGGGCGAAAATATGATTATTACTCAATTGGAATGCCCAGAATGTAGAAGGTTGTTTTGTGCAAAGTGTAAAGTTCCTTGGCATTCAGGATTTGCGTGTGAAGAATTTGAGAAGTTGAACAAGGATGAAAGGGAAATAGAAGGTATACAACTTATGCAACTTTCTGAGAATCAAGAATGGCAAAGATGTCCAAGTTGTAGGATGTATGTTGGGAGATCAGAAGGTTGTGCACAAATGAGATGCGGGTTCGTTTTTAGTCCATGtgattttttttctaaaatattCTATTTGTCTTGGAATTTTGTAGGGTGA